A genome region from Actinopolymorpha sp. NPDC004070 includes the following:
- a CDS encoding LCP family protein — MPNGGRPQGPREPDDQGRESAQYGWLYDGAGRERSARENRSRARRGEAPPPESTQVMPTRSGPDRGRGDHAGYAGDRGDQYGNDYGGRGNDYRDEYSDPRDDRGRSGAREQAGRSRGGGGRAAPPARGPGGRLLPEPRPPRRRSGIRLRRILLLLLVAWLVILVGVPIIAWSRVTKVPYEPAGERPANSSGTNFLLVGSDSRQGLTAEQRNALGTGRAAGQRTDTIMILHVPSLAGSPTLVSLPRDSYVPVPGHGRNKINAAFSIGGPKLLTETVENATGLRMDDYVEIGFGGFVGVVEGLGGVTMCLPKAIKDEKAHIDLPSGCQNLNGPNALGYVRARYFDPKGDLGRVERQRQFLSAVVKKTASPGTIVNPVRYTRVGLSAGDALTVGEGTNIVDMARFGLAMRSLSSGSGTTLTVPVSSTSVSTPVGSAVRWDRQRALNLFHALRDGGPIPPSLIPHD; from the coding sequence ATGCCGAACGGCGGCCGCCCCCAAGGACCGCGTGAACCCGACGACCAAGGTCGGGAGTCCGCACAGTACGGCTGGCTCTACGATGGAGCCGGCCGGGAGCGATCCGCGCGCGAGAACCGCTCCCGAGCCCGCCGGGGCGAGGCGCCGCCGCCGGAGTCGACCCAGGTGATGCCCACCCGTTCCGGGCCCGACCGCGGCCGGGGCGACCACGCCGGATACGCCGGCGACCGCGGGGACCAGTACGGCAACGACTACGGCGGGCGTGGCAACGACTACCGGGACGAGTACTCCGACCCCCGGGACGACCGCGGCCGTTCGGGCGCGCGGGAACAGGCCGGGCGGTCCCGCGGTGGCGGCGGCCGCGCCGCTCCGCCGGCGAGGGGTCCGGGTGGGCGGCTGCTGCCTGAGCCACGGCCACCACGCCGCCGGTCGGGCATCCGGCTGCGGCGGATCCTGCTCCTCCTGCTTGTCGCCTGGCTGGTCATCCTGGTCGGCGTACCCATCATCGCCTGGAGCCGGGTCACCAAGGTGCCGTACGAACCCGCCGGCGAGCGCCCCGCGAACAGCTCGGGCACCAACTTCCTGCTGGTCGGCTCCGACAGTCGGCAGGGCCTCACCGCCGAGCAGCGCAACGCCCTCGGCACCGGGCGGGCGGCCGGTCAGCGCACGGACACGATCATGATCCTGCACGTGCCGAGTCTCGCCGGTTCGCCGACGCTGGTGTCCCTGCCTCGCGACTCCTACGTCCCGGTCCCCGGGCACGGCCGGAACAAGATCAACGCCGCCTTCTCCATCGGCGGTCCCAAACTTCTCACCGAGACGGTGGAGAACGCCACTGGCCTGCGGATGGACGACTACGTCGAGATCGGGTTCGGCGGCTTCGTCGGCGTGGTCGAAGGGCTCGGCGGCGTCACCATGTGCCTGCCGAAGGCGATCAAGGACGAGAAGGCGCACATCGACCTGCCGTCCGGCTGCCAGAACCTCAACGGCCCGAACGCCCTGGGATACGTGCGTGCCCGCTACTTCGACCCCAAGGGCGACCTCGGCCGGGTGGAGCGTCAGCGGCAGTTCCTGTCCGCGGTGGTGAAGAAGACCGCGAGCCCCGGCACCATCGTCAACCCGGTCCGCTACACCCGGGTCGGGCTGTCCGCCGGCGACGCGCTGACCGTCGGCGAGGGCACGAACATCGTCGACATGGCGCGGTTCGGGCTGGCGATGCGGTCGTTGTCGTCCGGCAGCGGCACCACCCTCACCGTGCCGGTGTCCAGCACGTCGGTGAGCACGCCAGTCGGAAGCGCGGTCCGCTGGGACCGCCAGCGGGCGCTCAACCTCTTCCACGCGCTGCGCGACGGCGGACCGATTCCGCCCAGCCTGATCCCCCACGACTGA
- a CDS encoding GtrA family protein produces MKPLDALQSRVRRLAEELAKFGTVGAVAFVVDLGGFNLLRYGLDHHGPLEHKPLTARTISVVLATLVAYFGNRHWTWKDRPRRALHHEYALFFLLNFAALVVNLAILGVANYVLGLHDPLSNLVANLVGIGLGTLMRFWSYRRFVFRAPVTVNADGEPDPRLSSPV; encoded by the coding sequence GTGAAACCGCTCGACGCGCTCCAGTCCCGGGTTCGCCGGCTCGCCGAGGAGCTGGCGAAGTTCGGCACGGTCGGCGCGGTCGCGTTCGTCGTCGACCTGGGCGGGTTCAACCTGCTGCGCTACGGCCTGGACCACCACGGCCCGCTGGAGCACAAGCCGCTGACCGCGCGGACGATTTCGGTGGTCCTCGCCACGTTGGTGGCGTACTTCGGCAACCGGCACTGGACCTGGAAGGACCGTCCGCGCCGGGCCCTGCACCATGAGTACGCGCTGTTCTTCCTGCTGAACTTCGCCGCGCTCGTGGTCAACCTGGCGATCCTCGGAGTCGCCAACTACGTGCTCGGCCTGCACGACCCGCTGTCCAACCTGGTCGCCAACCTGGTGGGGATCGGCCTGGGCACGCTGATGAGGTTCTGGTCCTACCGTCGCTTCGTCTTCCGCGCGCCGGTCACGGTGAACGCCGACGGCGAGCCGGACCCGCGGCTGTCCTCGCCGGTCTGA
- a CDS encoding acyl-CoA dehydrogenase family protein, giving the protein MNDVPLFAPTDEHEAVRAACRDLCRDKVAPHAAAVDRDAAFPRASYDALRAADFHAPHIPEIFGGVGADALATAIVIEEVARACASSSLIPAVNKLGTMPLLLAGSPELNKRYLTPVAAGEAMFSYCLSEPDAGSDAAAMRTRAVRDGDGWRLNGVKRWITNAGVSDYYTVFASTDPDRGARGISAFVVEKTDPGVSFGAPEKKLGIKGSPTCEVYLDDVRLPASRLVGVVGEGFKLALRTLDHTRVTIAAQAVGIAQGALDYAVSYVKERRQFGQAVADFQGVQFMLADMATKLEAARQLTYAAAARSERTDPDLTFFGAAAKCFASDMAMEVTTDAVQLLGGYGYVQDYPVERMMRDAKITQIYEGTNQIQRVVLARQVLK; this is encoded by the coding sequence GTGAACGACGTCCCGCTCTTCGCGCCCACCGACGAGCACGAGGCGGTCCGCGCCGCCTGCCGGGACCTCTGCCGCGACAAGGTGGCCCCGCACGCGGCCGCCGTCGACCGCGACGCCGCCTTCCCCCGGGCGTCCTACGACGCGCTGCGGGCCGCGGACTTCCACGCACCGCACATCCCGGAGATCTTCGGCGGCGTGGGCGCCGACGCGCTGGCCACCGCCATCGTGATCGAGGAGGTGGCCCGGGCCTGCGCGTCGAGCTCGCTGATCCCGGCGGTGAACAAGCTCGGGACGATGCCGTTGCTCCTCGCCGGCTCGCCGGAACTGAACAAGCGCTACCTCACCCCGGTCGCGGCCGGGGAGGCGATGTTCTCGTACTGCCTGTCCGAACCCGACGCCGGCAGCGACGCGGCGGCGATGCGCACCCGCGCGGTCCGCGACGGTGACGGCTGGCGGCTGAACGGCGTCAAGCGGTGGATCACCAACGCCGGCGTGTCCGACTATTACACCGTGTTCGCCAGCACCGACCCCGACCGCGGGGCTCGCGGCATCTCCGCGTTCGTGGTGGAGAAGACCGACCCGGGAGTGAGCTTCGGGGCACCGGAGAAGAAGCTCGGGATCAAGGGCTCGCCCACGTGTGAGGTCTACCTCGACGACGTACGCCTGCCCGCGAGCAGGCTCGTCGGCGTCGTGGGGGAGGGGTTCAAGCTGGCGCTGCGCACGCTGGACCACACCCGGGTGACCATCGCCGCGCAGGCGGTCGGGATCGCGCAGGGCGCGCTCGACTACGCGGTGTCGTACGTCAAGGAGCGCCGGCAGTTCGGGCAGGCGGTCGCGGACTTCCAGGGCGTGCAGTTCATGCTCGCCGACATGGCGACGAAGCTGGAGGCCGCCCGGCAGCTGACCTACGCCGCCGCCGCGCGCTCGGAGCGCACCGACCCGGACCTGACGTTCTTCGGCGCCGCCGCCAAGTGCTTCGCCTCCGACATGGCGATGGAGGTCACCACCGACGCGGTGCAGCTGCTCGGCGGCTACGGCTACGTGCAGGACTACCCCGTCGAGCGGATGATGCGCGACGCGAAGATCACCCAGATCTACGAGGGCACCAACCAGATCCAGCGGGTGGTGCTCGCCCGCCAGGTGCTGAAGTAG
- a CDS encoding HAMP domain-containing sensor histidine kinase produces the protein MRRRLVVTTVVIAVVTATLFALPIAAFRGHYFGAGWTERLTLVAFGAIAVLVAIAIGVWQARGISRSLEELADAAERLGSGDPRPHRRRYGLPELDRVAGALEKSAIRITDLLAAERQLSQDASHQLRSPLTALSMRLEEILATKDPEVVREEAGIALGQVERLSHVVDRLLSQSRDTHVAQRTLVDVDHVVRQQVAEWRPAFDRVGRRIDVTGVPGLSVNATPGTLGHVLATLLENALHHGGGTVVVRRRTTGPPPSGSVVVEVSDAGPGVPAQLGQRVFERAVSGRSGTGLGLALARDLAEAGGGRLEMISRSPAVFAVFLPRGGVGQSGREAGREAGRQTGDQTVNQADAQTGEDSRGSGSPSAFTVTGARKTKRR, from the coding sequence ATGCGTCGCCGGTTGGTCGTCACCACGGTGGTCATCGCTGTGGTGACGGCGACGTTGTTCGCGTTGCCGATCGCCGCGTTCAGGGGGCACTACTTCGGCGCCGGCTGGACCGAACGCCTCACCCTGGTCGCCTTCGGGGCGATCGCGGTGCTGGTCGCGATCGCCATCGGGGTCTGGCAGGCACGGGGGATCTCCCGGTCGCTGGAGGAGCTCGCGGACGCCGCCGAACGCCTGGGCTCGGGCGACCCGCGTCCGCACCGCCGCCGGTACGGCCTGCCCGAGCTCGACCGGGTTGCGGGCGCGCTGGAGAAGAGCGCCATCCGGATCACCGACCTGCTGGCCGCCGAACGCCAGCTGTCCCAGGACGCCTCCCACCAGCTGCGCTCGCCGCTGACCGCGCTGTCGATGCGGCTGGAGGAGATCCTCGCCACCAAGGACCCCGAGGTGGTACGCGAGGAGGCCGGCATCGCGCTCGGCCAGGTCGAACGCCTGTCGCACGTGGTGGACCGGCTGCTGTCGCAGAGCCGGGACACCCACGTCGCACAGCGGACCCTGGTCGACGTGGACCATGTCGTACGCCAGCAGGTGGCGGAGTGGCGGCCGGCATTCGACCGGGTGGGCCGGCGGATCGACGTGACCGGTGTGCCCGGCCTGTCGGTGAACGCGACCCCCGGGACGCTGGGGCACGTGCTGGCGACGTTGCTGGAGAACGCCCTGCACCACGGCGGCGGCACGGTGGTGGTCCGCCGTCGCACCACCGGTCCGCCGCCCAGCGGCTCGGTGGTGGTGGAGGTGTCCGACGCCGGTCCGGGCGTACCCGCGCAGCTCGGACAGCGGGTCTTCGAGCGGGCGGTCAGCGGCCGCAGCGGCACCGGGCTGGGTCTCGCCCTGGCCCGCGACCTGGCCGAGGCCGGCGGCGGCCGGCTGGAGATGATCTCCCGCAGCCCCGCGGTGTTCGCGGTCTTCCTGCCGCGCGGTGGCGTCGGCCAGAGCGGCAGGGAAGCCGGCAGGGAAGCCGGCAGGCAGACGGGTGACCAGACCGTGAACCAGGCCGACGCTCAGACCGGCGAGGACAGCCGCGGGTCCGGCTCGCCGTCGGCGTTCACCGTGACCGGCGCGCGGAAGACGAAGCGACGGTAG
- a CDS encoding CoA-binding protein: MTQPWTDPQIVDEILAECETWAVVGLSTNAERAAFRVAQTLQKHGKRIVPVHPRAETVHGEQGYARLSDIPFPVDCVDVFVRSELAGAVADEAVAIGTKAVWFQLGVLDEDAFDRTTATGTVMVMDRCAAVELSRRDGKNGRSS; encoded by the coding sequence GTGACGCAACCCTGGACCGATCCGCAGATCGTCGACGAGATCCTCGCCGAGTGTGAGACCTGGGCCGTGGTCGGCCTGTCCACCAACGCAGAACGCGCGGCCTTCCGCGTCGCCCAGACCCTGCAGAAGCACGGCAAGCGCATCGTCCCGGTGCACCCGCGCGCGGAGACGGTGCACGGTGAGCAGGGCTATGCCAGGCTTTCCGACATCCCGTTCCCGGTCGACTGCGTGGACGTGTTCGTACGATCCGAGCTCGCCGGCGCCGTCGCCGACGAGGCGGTCGCGATCGGCACCAAGGCGGTGTGGTTCCAGCTCGGCGTCCTCGACGAGGACGCCTTCGACCGCACCACCGCGACCGGAACGGTCATGGTGATGGACCGCTGCGCGGCGGTCGAGCTTTCCCGTCGCGACGGGAAGAACGGGAGATCCTCATGA
- a CDS encoding mandelate racemase/muconate lactonizing enzyme family protein: MTAPVVEEIDFFYLSMPRIEDIGDGSQDMLLVRVRAGGHTGWGECEAAPLPTIAGLICPMSHSACKPVAASVLGQRLADPGDIVRIGRDVRANSLDLLQAAHVLSGVEIALWDLVGRRLEVPVHTLLGYPRAYPKTAYASALFGDTPEQTEAKAAKVRADGFRAAKFGWGPYGRGDVAADAEQVRAARAGLGPGRHLLVDAGTVWGEDVEAAAARLPALEECDVTWLEEPFETGALRSYAELARRCRGVRLAGGEGAHNPHLAQHLVDYGGIGFVQIDTGRIGGIGPAREVAAYAVEAGVRFVNHTFTSPLALSASLQPYAGLADHVLCEFPVEASPLALAATTTPIVPDDGGQVHLPDGPGLGLEVSPDDLRPYLRDVEITVDGTTLYRTPDLTA, encoded by the coding sequence ATGACGGCTCCGGTGGTCGAGGAGATCGACTTCTTCTACCTGTCGATGCCGCGGATCGAGGACATCGGCGACGGCAGCCAGGACATGCTGCTGGTCCGGGTGCGCGCCGGGGGACACACCGGCTGGGGTGAGTGCGAGGCGGCGCCGCTGCCCACCATCGCCGGCCTGATCTGCCCGATGTCGCACAGCGCGTGCAAGCCGGTGGCTGCGTCGGTGCTCGGGCAGCGGCTGGCGGACCCCGGCGACATCGTGCGGATCGGCCGGGACGTCCGCGCCAACAGCCTCGACCTGCTGCAGGCCGCGCACGTGCTGTCCGGCGTCGAGATCGCGTTGTGGGACCTGGTCGGTCGGCGGCTGGAGGTGCCCGTCCACACCCTGCTCGGTTACCCGCGTGCGTACCCGAAGACGGCGTACGCCTCGGCCCTGTTCGGCGACACTCCGGAGCAGACGGAGGCCAAGGCGGCGAAGGTGCGCGCGGACGGCTTCCGGGCGGCGAAGTTCGGCTGGGGACCCTACGGGCGTGGTGACGTGGCCGCGGATGCCGAGCAGGTACGCGCCGCCCGTGCCGGCCTCGGGCCCGGCCGGCACCTGCTGGTGGACGCCGGGACCGTGTGGGGCGAGGACGTCGAGGCCGCCGCCGCCCGGCTGCCCGCGCTGGAGGAGTGCGACGTCACCTGGCTGGAGGAGCCGTTCGAGACCGGTGCGCTCCGGTCGTACGCCGAACTCGCCCGGCGCTGCCGCGGCGTACGGCTGGCCGGCGGGGAGGGCGCGCACAACCCGCACCTCGCCCAGCACCTCGTCGACTACGGCGGGATCGGGTTCGTCCAGATCGACACCGGCCGGATCGGCGGCATCGGCCCCGCCCGCGAGGTCGCGGCGTACGCCGTCGAGGCCGGGGTGAGGTTCGTCAACCACACCTTCACCTCGCCGCTGGCGCTGTCGGCGTCACTGCAGCCGTACGCCGGGCTCGCCGACCACGTGCTGTGCGAGTTTCCGGTCGAGGCGTCGCCGCTGGCCCTGGCCGCGACGACGACGCCGATCGTCCCCGACGACGGCGGGCAGGTGCACCTGCCGGACGGTCCCGGGCTCGGCCTGGAGGTCAGCCCGGACGACCTGCGGCCCTACCTTCGCGACGTGGAGATCACCGTCGACGGCACGACTCTCTACCGAACCCCCGACCTCACCGCCTAG
- a CDS encoding response regulator transcription factor, with product MTPSASVVGEQSGRRTLERPPGEPGAEGERIGVSGAQVNDNPGRHGHQILLAEDDPAISDPLARALRREGYDVKVTAAGEPALAILSGGPFDLVVLDLGLPDVDGLEVCRRLRVDGNRVPVLVLTARADEVDTVVGLDAGADDYVTKPFRLAELLARVRALLRRGKPEGWSDGPTEEGVGVRIDAESRRAWLAGEELHLTAKEFDLLRVLVRETGRVVTRDQLMREVWETTWWSSTKTLDMHISWLRRKLGDDASDPKFITTVRGVGFRFERG from the coding sequence ATGACACCAAGCGCGTCTGTGGTGGGGGAGCAGAGTGGGCGGCGCACGCTCGAGCGACCGCCGGGTGAGCCCGGCGCCGAGGGCGAGCGCATCGGCGTGAGCGGCGCCCAGGTGAACGACAATCCTGGCCGGCACGGACACCAGATCCTGCTGGCCGAGGACGATCCGGCGATCTCCGACCCGCTGGCCCGGGCACTGCGCCGGGAAGGCTACGACGTGAAGGTCACCGCGGCGGGCGAGCCGGCGCTGGCCATCCTGTCCGGCGGCCCGTTCGACCTGGTGGTCCTCGACCTCGGCCTGCCCGACGTCGACGGCCTGGAGGTCTGCCGGCGGCTGCGGGTCGACGGCAACCGCGTCCCCGTTCTCGTGCTCACCGCACGTGCCGACGAGGTGGACACGGTGGTCGGCCTGGACGCCGGCGCCGACGACTACGTGACCAAGCCGTTCCGGCTGGCCGAGCTGCTGGCCCGGGTGCGCGCGCTGCTGCGGCGGGGCAAGCCGGAGGGCTGGTCGGACGGGCCCACGGAGGAGGGCGTCGGCGTACGCATCGACGCCGAGTCCCGGCGGGCCTGGCTCGCGGGTGAGGAACTCCACCTGACCGCGAAGGAGTTCGACCTGCTGCGCGTCCTGGTCCGGGAGACCGGCCGGGTGGTGACCCGTGACCAGCTGATGCGCGAGGTCTGGGAGACCACCTGGTGGTCGTCGACCAAGACGCTGGACATGCACATCTCCTGGCTGCGCAGGAAGCTGGGCGACGACGCCTCGGACCCGAAGTTCATCACCACCGTGCGCGGAGTCGGCTTCCGCTTCGAGCGCGGCTGA
- a CDS encoding 5-(carboxyamino)imidazole ribonucleotide synthase produces the protein MSNLVGVPTVGMIGGGQLARMTHQAGIALGVTFRVLAEGPEVSAAQVARHVTVGDYRDLRTLRDFVAGCDAVTFDHEHVPTDHLHQLVDAGVAVRPGPHALLYAQDKGAMRERLTALGVPCPRHATPKGLADLEYVAAELGGWPLVLKTTRGGYDGKGVWVVEDARAAEETGVFDAGIPVLAEERVDYARELSALVARSPSGQAIAYPVVESVQRAGICHEVIAPAPGLPEELAVHAQGIALRIAGELDVVGLLAVELFETRDGRILVNELAMRPHNTGHWSIDGAVTSQFENHLRAVLDLPLGSPQARAPWTVMVNILGGDYPDMHRGLLHCQARDPALRVHLYGKEVRPGRKIGHVTTFGDDLDDVRARARHAAAYLTGEIDE, from the coding sequence GTGTCCAACCTCGTGGGTGTCCCGACCGTAGGGATGATCGGCGGCGGCCAGCTGGCCCGGATGACGCACCAGGCCGGGATCGCGCTGGGGGTGACGTTCCGGGTGCTCGCCGAGGGCCCGGAGGTGTCCGCCGCCCAGGTTGCCCGGCACGTCACGGTCGGCGACTATCGCGACCTGCGTACCCTTCGCGACTTCGTGGCCGGCTGTGACGCGGTGACCTTCGACCACGAGCACGTACCCACCGATCACCTGCACCAGCTGGTGGACGCCGGCGTGGCCGTACGCCCCGGACCGCACGCGCTGTTGTACGCGCAGGACAAGGGCGCGATGCGCGAACGCCTGACCGCGCTCGGCGTGCCCTGCCCCCGCCACGCCACCCCCAAGGGCCTGGCCGACCTGGAGTACGTCGCGGCCGAGCTCGGCGGCTGGCCGCTGGTGCTGAAGACGACCAGGGGCGGGTACGACGGCAAGGGTGTGTGGGTGGTCGAGGACGCGCGCGCCGCCGAGGAGACGGGTGTCTTCGACGCCGGCATCCCCGTCCTCGCCGAGGAACGCGTCGACTACGCCAGGGAGCTGTCCGCGCTCGTCGCACGGTCCCCGTCCGGGCAGGCGATCGCCTACCCCGTGGTCGAGTCGGTGCAGCGCGCCGGCATCTGCCACGAGGTGATCGCGCCCGCGCCGGGCCTGCCGGAGGAGCTCGCCGTGCACGCCCAGGGGATCGCGCTGCGGATCGCCGGCGAACTCGACGTGGTGGGTCTGCTCGCCGTGGAGCTGTTCGAGACCCGCGACGGCCGCATCCTCGTCAACGAGCTGGCCATGCGCCCGCACAACACCGGCCACTGGAGCATCGACGGCGCGGTCACCAGCCAGTTCGAGAACCACCTGCGTGCCGTCCTCGACCTGCCGCTGGGTTCACCGCAGGCCCGGGCCCCCTGGACGGTGATGGTCAACATCCTGGGCGGGGACTACCCCGACATGCACCGCGGCCTGCTGCACTGCCAGGCCCGCGACCCCGCGCTCCGGGTACATCTGTACGGCAAGGAGGTGCGCCCGGGCCGCAAGATCGGCCACGTGACCACCTTCGGCGACGATCTGGACGACGTACGCGCCCGTGCCCGGCACGCGGCCGCCTATCTCACGGGAGAGATCGATGAGTAA
- the purE gene encoding 5-(carboxyamino)imidazole ribonucleotide mutase, with translation MGSDSDWPTMEAATKALEEFGVSYEVDVVSAHRMAREMIDYGERAADRGLRVLIAGAGGAAHLPGMLASVTPLPVIGVPVALKHLDGLDSLLSIVQMPGGVPVATVAVGNARNAGLLAVRILAATDPDLLEQMKTFQTDLADQARAKGAALKSRRGRTIGFR, from the coding sequence ATGGGCTCGGACTCCGACTGGCCCACGATGGAGGCGGCCACCAAGGCGCTGGAGGAGTTCGGCGTCAGCTACGAGGTGGACGTCGTCTCCGCGCACCGGATGGCGCGGGAGATGATCGACTACGGCGAGCGGGCAGCCGACCGCGGCCTGCGGGTGCTGATCGCCGGCGCCGGCGGTGCCGCGCACCTGCCGGGGATGCTGGCCAGCGTGACGCCGCTGCCGGTGATCGGCGTCCCGGTCGCGTTGAAGCACCTGGACGGGCTGGATTCCCTGCTGTCGATCGTGCAGATGCCCGGCGGGGTGCCGGTGGCGACCGTCGCGGTGGGCAACGCCCGCAACGCCGGACTGCTCGCCGTCCGGATCCTGGCCGCCACTGACCCGGACCTGCTCGAGCAGATGAAGACGTTCCAGACCGATCTCGCCGACCAGGCGCGGGCCAAGGGTGCGGCACTGAAGTCCCGGCGCGGCCGGACCATCGGCTTCCGCTGA
- a CDS encoding TIGR03667 family PPOX class F420-dependent oxidoreductase — MTVVDTTTTFGAHVAERLERDRLIWLTTVSADGTPQPSLVWFLWTEGELLIRSQPDKPKLRHIARNPRVGLHLDSDSTGNDVVVLTGEARTPAEPPTEEEAARYFRKYAQGIEALGMTEETFAQEFSVPIRVAVSKVRGWV, encoded by the coding sequence ATGACGGTGGTCGACACCACCACGACGTTCGGCGCGCACGTCGCCGAGCGCCTCGAACGCGACCGGCTCATCTGGCTCACCACGGTGAGCGCCGACGGCACGCCGCAGCCCAGCCTGGTGTGGTTCCTGTGGACCGAAGGTGAGCTCCTCATCCGCAGCCAGCCGGACAAGCCGAAGCTGCGGCACATCGCCCGCAACCCTCGGGTCGGCCTGCACCTGGACAGCGACAGCACGGGCAACGACGTCGTGGTGCTGACGGGCGAGGCCCGCACACCGGCGGAGCCGCCGACCGAGGAGGAGGCGGCCCGCTACTTCCGCAAGTACGCCCAGGGCATCGAGGCGCTGGGCATGACCGAGGAGACGTTCGCGCAGGAGTTCAGCGTGCCGATCCGGGTCGCGGTCTCGAAGGTTCGAGGGTGGGTGTGA
- a CDS encoding UDP-glucose/GDP-mannose dehydrogenase family protein, with product MSYRITVLGTGYLGATHAACMAELGYEVLGVDLEPAKVASLNEGQVPFFEPELEPLLRKHVESGRLRFTSSYAEAAEFGDVHFLCVGTPQRDGEYAADMSYVDSAIESLVPLLTRPALIVGKSTVPVGTAGRLAGRIAELAPPVPVELAWSPEFTREGLAVEDTLRPNRLVFGVRSEHAEKLLREVFAPVIDAGSPVVVCDYATAELAKVGANSFLATKISYINALAELCDTTGADVTLLADALGHDERIGRQFLNAGLGYGGGCLPKDLRAFMARAGELGAEEALTFLREVDAINMRRRQKVVDVTADVLGNQWIGKRVAVLGAAFKPNTDDIRDSPALNVAGRIHLHGAAVSVYDPKAMDNARRSFPTLRYAESVMDACQGAHVVLHLTAWQEFRELDPAVLAKTVAVPTVIDGQNCLDRPTWRRAGWTYRGLGRS from the coding sequence GTGTCCTACCGCATCACCGTTCTCGGTACCGGCTACCTCGGCGCCACCCACGCCGCCTGCATGGCCGAGCTGGGTTACGAGGTCCTCGGCGTCGACCTCGAGCCGGCGAAGGTCGCCTCCCTCAACGAGGGGCAGGTGCCGTTCTTCGAGCCGGAGCTGGAGCCGCTGCTGCGCAAGCACGTGGAGTCCGGACGGCTGCGGTTCACCAGCTCCTACGCGGAGGCCGCGGAGTTCGGCGACGTGCACTTCCTCTGCGTGGGCACGCCACAGCGTGACGGCGAGTACGCCGCGGACATGTCCTACGTCGACTCCGCCATCGAGAGCCTGGTCCCGCTGCTGACCCGGCCAGCGCTGATCGTCGGCAAGTCCACCGTGCCCGTGGGCACCGCGGGCCGGCTGGCCGGCCGGATCGCCGAGCTGGCCCCGCCGGTGCCCGTCGAGCTGGCCTGGAGCCCGGAGTTCACCCGCGAGGGCCTGGCCGTCGAGGACACCCTGCGTCCCAACCGCCTGGTGTTCGGCGTCCGGTCCGAGCACGCGGAGAAGCTGCTGCGGGAGGTGTTCGCGCCGGTCATCGACGCGGGATCCCCGGTCGTCGTCTGCGACTACGCCACCGCGGAGCTGGCCAAGGTGGGTGCCAACTCCTTCCTGGCCACCAAGATCTCCTACATCAACGCCCTGGCCGAGCTGTGCGACACCACCGGCGCCGACGTGACGCTGCTCGCTGACGCCCTCGGCCACGACGAGCGCATCGGGCGGCAGTTCCTCAACGCCGGCCTCGGCTACGGCGGCGGCTGCCTGCCCAAGGACCTGCGCGCCTTCATGGCCCGGGCCGGCGAGCTCGGCGCGGAGGAGGCACTGACCTTCCTGCGCGAGGTGGACGCGATCAACATGCGCCGCCGGCAGAAGGTCGTCGACGTGACCGCCGACGTGCTGGGCAACCAGTGGATCGGCAAGCGGGTCGCGGTGCTCGGGGCGGCGTTCAAGCCCAACACCGACGACATCCGCGACTCCCCCGCCCTGAACGTGGCCGGCCGGATCCACCTGCACGGTGCCGCGGTGAGCGTCTACGACCCGAAGGCGATGGACAACGCCCGCCGGTCGTTCCCGACGCTGCGGTACGCCGAGTCGGTGATGGACGCCTGCCAGGGCGCACACGTCGTCCTGCACCTGACCGCGTGGCAGGAGTTCCGCGAGCTCGACCCGGCCGTGCTGGCGAAGACGGTCGCCGTGCCCACCGTGATCGACGGGCAGAACTGCCTGGACCGCCCGACCTGGCGTCGCGCCGGGTGGACCTATCGCGGTCTCGGCCGGTCCTGA